One genomic window of Halococcus hamelinensis 100A6 includes the following:
- a CDS encoding S8 family peptidase: MGRYDRRRFLQLTGTAVGVATLGVGTATASPADSRFFINLRDVDRSAVPDDVEVVHDLSQADVLVARGDQDRVAGTTVADRVIDRGDDRVGAVESREGPTTDGKGSSHNHDGAPSNSEFQWDKREQDVSNDLTDKPGGGKSIHDVSTGAGTRIAVVDSGVYDAHPDLADVVNDELSENVSEDPYDWRPNGAGDHGTHVAGIIAATNSNDGPDGGVLGTAPDTEIVSYRMFSGQEGKQGDGYAGWVKAAEAGCDAINYSVGFPAPYVYVDEYPYLTEELRIAEQVAEYVRSRGTVIVNSAGNDGLDMTSENTLSIPTEAEGVFGVAATGPIGCGWGGKHSDNEAKWLTGNRLEDPTDSPAFYTNYGSAVDVSAAGGDADQEALDSIPEAQRDLVYSTIYETDDAGSTVAAYGWKAGTSMAAPQVAGAVALVRSLRPDASVEEVESLIQKTASDAPGGEPYHGAGHLDLERLLKRVGK; this comes from the coding sequence ATGGGACGATACGACAGACGGCGGTTCCTCCAGTTGACCGGGACGGCGGTCGGGGTGGCGACGCTCGGCGTCGGCACCGCGACCGCGAGCCCCGCCGACTCGCGCTTCTTCATCAACCTCCGCGACGTCGACCGGTCGGCGGTCCCCGACGACGTCGAGGTCGTCCACGACCTCTCGCAGGCGGACGTGCTGGTCGCGCGCGGCGACCAGGACCGGGTGGCGGGCACGACGGTCGCCGACCGGGTCATCGACCGGGGCGACGACCGCGTCGGGGCCGTCGAGTCACGGGAGGGGCCGACAACCGACGGCAAGGGGTCGAGCCACAACCACGACGGCGCGCCCTCGAACAGCGAGTTCCAGTGGGACAAGCGCGAACAGGACGTCAGCAACGACCTGACCGACAAACCGGGCGGCGGGAAGTCGATCCACGACGTCTCGACCGGCGCGGGCACCCGCATCGCCGTCGTCGACTCGGGGGTCTACGACGCCCACCCCGACCTCGCGGACGTCGTCAACGACGAGCTCTCGGAGAACGTCTCGGAGGACCCCTACGACTGGCGACCCAACGGGGCCGGCGACCACGGGACCCACGTCGCGGGCATCATCGCCGCGACGAACAGTAACGACGGTCCCGACGGCGGCGTGCTCGGGACCGCCCCGGACACCGAGATCGTCTCCTATCGGATGTTCTCCGGCCAGGAGGGCAAACAGGGCGACGGCTACGCCGGCTGGGTGAAGGCCGCCGAGGCGGGCTGTGACGCCATCAACTACAGCGTCGGCTTCCCCGCGCCGTACGTCTACGTCGACGAGTATCCCTATCTCACCGAAGAACTCCGTATCGCCGAGCAGGTGGCCGAGTACGTCCGCTCACGGGGAACGGTCATCGTCAACTCCGCCGGAAACGACGGGCTCGACATGACATCCGAGAACACCCTCAGCATCCCGACGGAGGCCGAGGGCGTCTTCGGCGTCGCCGCGACCGGCCCGATCGGCTGCGGCTGGGGCGGCAAACACAGCGACAACGAGGCGAAGTGGCTCACCGGCAACCGGCTGGAGGACCCGACGGACTCCCCGGCGTTCTACACCAACTACGGGAGCGCCGTCGACGTGAGCGCCGCGGGCGGCGACGCGGACCAGGAGGCGCTCGACAGCATTCCTGAAGCCCAACGGGACCTCGTCTATTCGACGATCTACGAGACGGACGACGCCGGCAGCACTGTGGCGGCCTATGGCTGGAAGGCGGGCACCTCGATGGCAGCCCCGCAGGTCGCGGGTGCGGTCGCGCTCGTGCGCTCGCTCCGCCCCGACGCGAGCGTCGAGGAGGTCGAATCGCTCATCCAGAAGACCGCGAGCGACGCGCCCGGCGGCGAGCCCTACCACGGGGCGGGACATCTCGACCTCGAACGCCTCCTCAAGCGCGTCGGAAAGTAG
- a CDS encoding TspO/MBR family protein, producing the protein MSITRDSRSALPDRRPLLTVAAAVAVCVVLGAAAGLVTSPQIATWYTTVDKPGFTPPNWVFGPVWTALYALQGVAAWLVWRAGFDRRGVRLGLAAFAVQFVLNLAWSPAFFGLESPALGLVVIVPLWVAIVATVVLFRRIDRRAAALLVPYLAWVSFATALNYAIWTLN; encoded by the coding sequence ATGTCCATCACTCGGGATTCCCGGTCCGCGCTTCCGGACCGCCGCCCGCTCCTCACGGTCGCCGCCGCGGTCGCGGTCTGTGTCGTTCTCGGCGCGGCTGCCGGGCTGGTGACGAGCCCCCAGATAGCGACGTGGTACACCACCGTCGACAAGCCCGGTTTCACCCCCCCGAACTGGGTGTTCGGTCCGGTCTGGACGGCGCTCTACGCGCTCCAGGGCGTCGCGGCGTGGCTGGTCTGGCGGGCGGGGTTCGACCGCCGCGGGGTCCGACTGGGTCTCGCCGCCTTCGCGGTCCAGTTCGTGCTCAACCTCGCGTGGTCGCCCGCCTTCTTCGGGCTCGAATCGCCGGCGCTGGGGCTCGTGGTCATCGTACCGCTCTGGGTCGCGATCGTCGCCACCGTCGTGCTCTTTCGTCGAATCGACCGCCGTGCGGCGGCGTTGCTGGTGCCGTATCTCGCGTGGGTCTCGTTCGCCACCGCGCTGAACTACGCGATCTGGACGCTCAACTGA
- the thrC gene encoding threonine synthase — protein MTELSLGSSPPEAAADGVWLACIECGRTLAPFDEPTYRCPDCDGLLEARYEEYPTFEDFSGRGVWRYAAALPFESGVSLPEGDTPLHEVPRLEADVGVRSLRVKHEGMNPTGSFKDRGMTVGVRVAQELGVDRLACASTGNTSAALAAYGGRAGVETLVLLPAGKVAAGKVAQAALHGARILEVDGNFDACLDVVAELANMGEAYLLNSLNPFRLEGQKTIGFEILESFLAEYDRYPDRIVLPVGNAGNTAALYKAFRELVEAGALDEAEVPMLTGVQAEGAAPMVEAIEEGLDDTRRWEDVETRATAIRIGNPVNARKALPGIRGTGGTAVAVADEAIVDAQRTLAEEGVGVEPASAASIAGLRKLRESGTVDDDEDVVCLTTGHLLKDPDAAAAAGRDPEPVPNDTEAILGHLAE, from the coding sequence ATGACGGAGCTCTCGCTCGGTTCGTCGCCCCCGGAAGCCGCCGCGGACGGCGTCTGGCTCGCGTGCATCGAGTGCGGCCGAACCCTCGCGCCGTTCGACGAACCCACCTACCGCTGCCCCGACTGCGACGGGCTGCTCGAAGCCCGCTACGAGGAGTATCCGACCTTCGAGGACTTCTCGGGCCGCGGGGTCTGGCGCTACGCCGCCGCGCTGCCGTTCGAGTCGGGCGTCTCGCTCCCCGAGGGCGACACCCCGCTCCACGAGGTGCCGCGGCTCGAAGCCGACGTGGGGGTCCGGAGCCTCCGGGTCAAACACGAAGGGATGAACCCCACGGGGAGCTTCAAGGACCGGGGAATGACCGTCGGGGTCCGAGTGGCCCAGGAACTCGGCGTCGACCGCCTGGCGTGTGCCTCCACCGGGAACACCAGCGCGGCGCTCGCGGCCTACGGCGGCCGTGCGGGGGTCGAGACCCTCGTCCTGCTTCCGGCGGGGAAGGTCGCGGCGGGGAAGGTCGCCCAGGCCGCCCTCCACGGCGCGCGGATCCTGGAGGTCGACGGCAACTTCGACGCCTGCCTCGACGTCGTGGCCGAACTCGCGAACATGGGTGAAGCCTACCTCCTGAACTCGCTGAACCCCTTCCGCCTCGAAGGGCAGAAGACGATCGGCTTCGAGATCCTGGAGTCGTTCCTCGCGGAGTACGACCGCTATCCCGACCGGATCGTGCTGCCCGTGGGCAACGCCGGCAACACCGCCGCACTCTACAAGGCCTTCCGCGAGCTCGTCGAAGCCGGCGCGCTCGACGAGGCGGAAGTGCCGATGCTGACGGGGGTCCAGGCCGAGGGGGCCGCGCCGATGGTCGAAGCGATCGAAGAAGGACTCGACGACACCCGGCGCTGGGAGGACGTCGAGACCCGCGCGACGGCGATCCGGATCGGGAACCCGGTCAACGCGCGGAAGGCGCTCCCCGGGATCCGCGGGACCGGCGGGACGGCGGTCGCGGTCGCGGACGAGGCGATCGTCGACGCCCAGCGCACGCTCGCCGAGGAGGGTGTCGGCGTCGAACCCGCCTCGGCGGCGAGCATCGCGGGCCTCCGGAAACTCCGGGAATCTGGGACGGTCGACGACGACGAGGACGTGGTCTGTCTCACGACCGGCCACCTCCTGAAGGACCCCGACGCGGCGGCCGCCGCCGGCCGGGACCCGGAACCGGTGCCGAACGACACCGAGGCGATCCTCGGCCACCTCGCCGAGTAG